In Ischnura elegans chromosome 6, ioIscEleg1.1, whole genome shotgun sequence, one genomic interval encodes:
- the LOC124160642 gene encoding 60S acidic ribosomal protein P1: MTSKAELACVYSALILVDDDVAVTGEKIQTILKAAGVDVEPYWPGLFAKAVEGINVKDLITNVGAGVGSAPSGGAAPAAGGAAEAAAPAEKKKEEAKKEEPEEESDDDMGFGLFD; encoded by the exons atgaCGTCCAAAGCTGAGTTGGCCTGTGTATATTCGGCACTTATTTTGGTCGATGATGATGTAGCGGTGACT GGTGAGAAGATACAGACTATCTTAAAGGCTGCAGGAGTTGATGTTGAACCTTACTGGCCTGGCCTCTTCGCCAAAGCTGTCGAGGGAATCAACGTTAAAGATCTCATCACCAACGTTGGTGCTGGAGTTGGATCTGCTCCATCAGGAGGCGCAG CTCCTGCTGCTGGCGGTGCTGCAGAAGCCGCTGCACCGGctgagaagaagaaggaagaagcCAAGAAGGAGGAGCCTGAGGAAGAATCAGACGATGATATGGGCTTCg gTCTGTTTGACTAA